A single window of Onychostoma macrolepis isolate SWU-2019 chromosome 16, ASM1243209v1, whole genome shotgun sequence DNA harbors:
- the paqr7b gene encoding membrane progestin receptor alpha-B, whose protein sequence is MATVVMEQIGRLFINAQQLRQIPRFLESAFPKLPCTVMVSDVPWVFRESHIFTGYRPPDQNWRYYFLTLFQRHNESVNVWTHLLASLIILVKFQELSETVDFLRDPHAQPMFILLLAAFTYLGCSALAHLLSAKSELSHYTFYFLDYVGVAVYQYGSALAHFYYVIEQEWHAQVRSFFLPAAAFLAWLSCTGCCYGKYASPSLPKFVHKLFQVVPSGLAYCLDISPVLHRIYKCYSSEQGCADQAVVYHCYQVIFFLISAYFFSYPHPERWLPGRCDFIGQGHQIFHVFLVLCTLVQIEAVRLDYSERSPLYESLHGDLAHDAVALFIFTACCSALTAFYVRKRVKAYLEEKQE, encoded by the coding sequence ATGGCGACGGTTGTGATGGAGCAGATTGGGCGGCTGTTCATCAATGCACAGCAGCTTCGCCAAATCCCCCGTTTCCTGGAGTCAGCCTTCCCTAAACTGCCTTGTACTGTGATGGTGAGCGATGTGCCGTGGGTTTTCCGTGAGTCGCACATATTCACGGGCTACAGGCCGCCTGACCAGAACTGGCGCTACTACTTCCTCACTCTGTTCCAGAGGCATAATGAGTCTGTAAATGTGTGGACACACCTGCTGGCCTCCCTCATTATCTTAGTCAAATTTCAGGAGCTGTCAGAAACCGTGGACTTCCTGCGAGACCCTCACGCCCAGCCGATGTTCATCCTGCTCCTAGCAGCCTTCACCTACCTGGGCTGCAGCGCGCTTGCCCACCTGCTCTCGGCCAAGTCTGAGCTCTCCCACTacaccttttattttttggactACGTTGGCGTAGCCGTCTACCAATATGGCAGCGCCCTGGCCCACTTCTATTACGTGATCGAACAAGAATGGCACGCTCAAGTGCGAAGTTTTTTCTTGCCAGCCGCGGCCTTCCTGGCCTGGCTGTCCTGTACGGGCTGCTGCTATGGCAAGTACGCCAGCCCAAGCTTGCCCAAATTCGTTCACAAGCTATTCCAAGTGGTTCCCTCGGGCCTGGCCTATTGTTTAGACATCAGCCCGGTGCTCCATCGCATCTATAAATGCTACAGCTCCGAACAAGGCTGTGCTGACCAGGCGGTGGTGTACCACTGCTACCAGGTCATCTTCTTTTTAATCAGCGCCTACTTCTTCTCGTACCCTCATCCTGAGCGCTGGCTCCCGGGACGTTGCGACTTCATCGGGCAGGGCCATCAGATCTTCCACGTGTTCCTTGTGCTCTGCACTCTAGTGCAGATCGAAGCCGTGCGACTGGATTATAGCGAGAGGAGTCCTCTCTATGAAAGTCTCCATGGAGACTTGGCTCACGATGCAGTGGCTCTTTTTATCTTCACAGCGTGTTGCAGCGCACTCACTGCGTTCTATGTGCGCAAACGGGTGAAGGCGTATCTAGAGGAGAAGCAGGAGTAG
- the stmn1b gene encoding stathmin 1b, whose translation MASSGDIQVKELDKRASGQAFEVILSPSAPDAKGEFPLSTPKKKEVSLDEIQKKLDAAEERRKNHEAEVLKHLAEKREHEKEVLQKAMEENNNFSKMAEEKLNQKMEANKENRTARMAAMNEKFKEKDKKLEEVRKNKETKDGAEGEN comes from the exons ATGGCGTCCTCTGGAG ACATTCAGGTTAAGGAACTGGACAAGCGTGCCTCAGGACAGGCTTTTGAGGTCATCCTGAGTCCTTCGGCTCCAGATGCCAAGGGAGAATTCCCACTTTCCACCCCCAAGAAGAAGGAGGTATCTCTGGACGAGATCCAGAAAAAACTGGATGCGGCAGAGGAGCGACGCAAG AACCATGAGGCAGAGGTCCTGAAGCACTTAGCTGAGAAACGAGAGCATGAGAAGGAAGTCCTTCAGAAAGCAATGGAGGAGAACAACAACTTCAGCAAGATGGCAGAGGAGAAACTTAACCAGAAAATGGAAGCCAACAAAGAAAACCGCACAGCACGCATGGCAGCTATGAATGAGAAATTCAAAGAGAAG gacAAGAAACTTGAAGAGGTACGaaagaacaaagaaacaaaagatgGGGCAGAGGGTGAAAACTAA